The stretch of DNA GATCTGCAGGTTATGTTCTTGGGGAGAATTACGGGCAGATTGAGGAACTTTTTGAGGCAGCTCATATCGATATTATAATATTAAGTATCCTTGTAATTGCATTAGCCACATATTTCATATATAAGCATTATAAAAAAGTCAAAAACAATATTACAGACGAATAATGGACTTAAACGGATATATTCAGACATAATTTATTACAAAAACAGCCCTTTTACGGTCATAAATAGCCAGATTCACAAATGGTCTAAAATAGTAACCATACAATACATAAAATATCATTAATTAAATACCATTATAAGGCAGATATGTCCAATACAAGGCAAATCAAAGTCACAGCTCCGCCTGCAATTGTAAAAGTCATCGATGAAGAAGTTGAGAATGGGAGATTTACAGGTCGTGGAGACTTTGTACTCTACGCAATAAGGTATTACATCGACAATCATAAAACACCAGCCACTAAAAAGGAATCTGAAGATTAAATATAATAATGTCAAATAATGAGATGATCATTATTTTACGATGAAGCGTAACTGTTTTTGGCATGTGCATATGCCATAAACAGATTTGCATCGCTTGCAGAATCTGCGCTGCTAAATACTCATTTCAGAGTAAGGACTTAAAATAAGACCAATACTCAAAGCAGTATTAGCAGATAGTAATGGGAGAATTTGATTGCAGTCCTCTAAGACATGAAGGGAGATTCTTCTTCACATCTCTATGGAATGTAACACATTCACAGCATTTTCCATGTCTGGGACAGCTACTTGAGCAGCTGCATTTTGAAGCATCATTATCACAAACCATAGGTGCAGCATTGTTAAAGAGCATATATTGCTTTTCACTAAATTCCAAATTGTAAATATGATGTCTGCATAAACTCAGAGGGATATGCAGAATATTAGCTGTATTCATTCCATATCAAATGTCATTGTAGAAGTCGGTGAATTTTTTGCAGCTGTCTTTGAGATCATTCCAGATTCCAGCCAGCAAGCATTGTAGATTGAAACTGGAACTAAACAAGTTGGTGTGATATGGGATGTTTCTGCAAGTTTCATTATTTTAGAATCTGTCATTGATGTCATATCGACTAATTCAACTTCTGTTAAAGATTTAGCATAGTCTCGAACGTGACTGCACGTGGATTTTATATGAATTTTAACAGACCCATCTTCATTCAAATCAGTTTCAATAACAGTATGATTAGGACAAATAGGCATATCAACTACAACTTTTGAAGACATTTCCAACTCCATGTCATAATTATCAATATACTATATATCACTCATCATCACAGCATAAGTCTATCAAATAGAGAAACCGTGAAGCAACAGATCGCTGCTGCATTTAATGAGCAGCGTGCATTGATGCATGGTCTGTTTCAAGACGTTAGATTCTGTAAATCACATGGAGAATCAAAAGTATTTAAAATAAAGCTACCATAGAGCCCCCATGCGTTGCCTCCTACGGAGCAAGATTCATCGCGCAACGGTAACCGAAGCGAACGTAGAATACGTTGGTAGCATTACTATAGATAGATCGCTTTTAGCTGAAGCGGAGATCTGGGCAGGAGAAAAAGTACTGGTTTCAGATGTGGACAATGGCAGCCGATTTGAAACATATGTTGTCCCTGGCGATTCTGGAGTCATATGCGTAAACGGTGCAGCGGCAAGGCTGGTAGATGTAGGCGACAGAGTAATCATAATGTCATTTGAGTACGGTGACGTCCAGATAGAACCAAAGATATTACTTGTAGATGAAAAGAACAGATGTGTTCAGATCTTAAGATCTGTAGAGTCCCAGCCACTCAATAAGTAATCAGAACTCTTGAAGGATCTCGGCGATTTTTACAACTTTCTGTTCACCGCTCAACATATCT from Candidatus Methanomassiliicoccus intestinalis Issoire-Mx1 encodes:
- a CDS encoding ribbon-helix-helix domain-containing protein, whose protein sequence is MSNTRQIKVTAPPAIVKVIDEEVENGRFTGRGDFVLYAIRYYIDNHKTPATKKESED
- the panD gene encoding aspartate 1-decarboxylase gives rise to the protein MRCLLRSKIHRATVTEANVEYVGSITIDRSLLAEAEIWAGEKVLVSDVDNGSRFETYVVPGDSGVICVNGAAARLVDVGDRVIIMSFEYGDVQIEPKILLVDEKNRCVQILRSVESQPLNK
- a CDS encoding DUF6951 family protein, encoding MSSKVVVDMPICPNHTVIETDLNEDGSVKIHIKSTCSHVRDYAKSLTEVELVDMTSMTDSKIMKLAETSHITPTCLVPVSIYNACWLESGMISKTAAKNSPTSTMTFDME